Proteins from a single region of Salinibacter grassmerensis:
- a CDS encoding sulfotransferase domain-containing protein: protein MAGLPKSGTSWMESMLASYPGFHHTMIPEAVEYELEAAGSHDYELPSDLASRFENALTVLKLHAPGSPRNIDILRQQEIPYLVMYRDLRDVAVSHYFYVRRTPWHPEYPEYKELSITEGIRRFGKTLLPEFGNWIRSWNANRDARLSLALRYEDLLDDTETYFWKAASHFGLDNSKEMVREIVDAHRFENVTGGRSRGEQDAQSFVRKGIAGDWRSHFTSDTKTLYKEEIGDLLIELGYEEGKKW, encoded by the coding sequence GTGGCAGGTCTTCCGAAAAGCGGGACGAGTTGGATGGAAAGTATGCTCGCCAGTTATCCTGGATTTCACCACACGATGATTCCGGAGGCTGTCGAGTATGAATTGGAGGCAGCCGGAAGTCACGATTACGAGCTTCCCTCAGATCTTGCGTCACGATTTGAGAATGCGCTCACAGTTTTGAAGCTACACGCCCCCGGTTCGCCTCGCAATATTGATATCTTAAGGCAACAAGAGATTCCCTACTTGGTCATGTACCGGGATCTTCGGGATGTGGCGGTCAGCCATTACTTCTACGTGCGCCGCACACCGTGGCATCCGGAATATCCAGAATATAAGGAACTGTCCATAACTGAGGGAATCCGCCGTTTCGGAAAAACTCTTCTTCCGGAGTTCGGAAACTGGATCCGCTCCTGGAACGCAAATAGAGATGCCAGGTTGAGCCTCGCACTCCGATATGAGGATCTATTGGACGATACTGAAACTTACTTTTGGAAGGCTGCCTCACATTTTGGGTTAGACAACTCAAAAGAAATGGTTCGGGAGATTGTTGACGCTCACCGCTTTGAAAATGTGACGGGCGGACGCTCGCGTGGAGAGCAAGATGCCCAGAGCTTTGTGCGAAAGGGGATCGCTGGAGACTGGCGATCCCATTTTACAAGTGATACCAAGACTTTGTACAAGGAAGAAATAGGAGATCTCTTGATCGAGTTGGGGTATGAGGAGGGAAAGAAATGGTAG
- a CDS encoding NAD-dependent epimerase/dehydratase family protein codes for MTISRNGRSDHGSFLSSDPDERIAADPIFEGDVDTENTVVVCGAGGFIGGHLVADLLRQGFSTVRAVDIKPPSQWFQKFDQADNRSLDLREKENCYRALEGADQVYNLAADMGGMGFIENNKALCMLSVRINTHLLMAARDNDIDRYFYSSSACVYNQEKQDTPDVEPLSEEDAYPALAEDGYGWEKLFSERMCRHFREDFGLTTRVARYHNVYGPFGTYDGGREKAPAALTRKAVEAKLSGGGDIVIWGDGTQTRSFMYIDDCVRGTQKIMHSSVTEPINLGSDELVTINGLVDVIEKAVEVNLGREYDLTKPQGVDGRNSDNTKIQQELGWAPPTKLRDGMEVTAEWIEEQMRHHIEKETTSRFAVAH; via the coding sequence ATGACCATCTCTAGAAACGGCCGTTCCGATCACGGCTCTTTTCTCTCCTCGGATCCCGACGAGCGGATTGCCGCCGATCCGATTTTCGAGGGCGATGTCGATACGGAAAACACGGTCGTCGTCTGCGGCGCGGGCGGCTTTATTGGCGGACACCTCGTCGCCGACCTGCTTCGCCAGGGCTTTTCTACGGTCCGGGCCGTCGACATCAAGCCGCCGAGCCAGTGGTTCCAGAAGTTCGATCAGGCGGACAACCGGTCGTTGGACCTCCGGGAGAAGGAAAACTGCTACCGGGCTTTGGAGGGCGCAGACCAGGTCTATAACCTCGCCGCCGACATGGGCGGAATGGGCTTCATTGAGAACAACAAGGCCCTCTGCATGCTCAGCGTGCGGATCAACACGCACCTGCTCATGGCTGCCCGGGACAACGATATCGACAGATACTTTTATTCCTCCAGCGCCTGCGTCTACAACCAGGAAAAGCAGGACACGCCCGACGTGGAGCCGCTCTCGGAGGAGGACGCGTATCCGGCCCTCGCCGAGGACGGCTACGGGTGGGAGAAGCTCTTCAGCGAGCGAATGTGCCGGCACTTCCGGGAGGACTTCGGGCTCACCACCCGTGTGGCCCGCTACCACAACGTGTACGGCCCGTTCGGCACCTACGATGGCGGGCGGGAGAAGGCCCCGGCGGCGCTGACGCGGAAGGCCGTCGAAGCCAAACTGTCCGGGGGCGGAGACATCGTGATCTGGGGCGACGGGACGCAGACGAGGTCGTTCATGTACATCGACGACTGCGTGAGGGGGACGCAGAAAATTATGCACTCTTCTGTTACAGAGCCGATCAACCTCGGCTCCGACGAGCTGGTGACGATCAATGGATTAGTCGACGTGATCGAGAAGGCCGTTGAGGTAAACCTGGGCCGGGAGTATGACCTGACCAAGCCGCAAGGGGTGGACGGTAGAAACTCGGACAACACCAAGATCCAACAGGAGTTGGGCTGGGCGCCGCCGACGAAGCTGCGGGACGGGATGGAGGTGACCGCCGAGTGGATCGAGGAGCAGATGCGGCACCACATCGAGAAGGAGACGACCAGCCGGTTCGCCGTGGCGCACTAA
- a CDS encoding glycosyltransferase family 4 protein, protein MEKKHLALVCQHFYPEMVSTGMHMTELARRLRKHGWGITVYCAQPALEEGEEEVPTIMTHQGIRIKRMPTVGDQRESTVSRLFLAFTYVASTTRALIQDRDEYDGLLVTTNPPFIGLAGWFASKVLGKPYVQLVYDVYPDIAEQLGVIAENGVLSGLWEQMTRLILNEATSTVVIGRDMAELVQKKMRRKNYGSMQLIPNWSDETVVEPVPRNENPFRRENDVGDRMLVQYAGRHGKTHNLEPLIEAASQLTDRPVLLQFIGGGDKKEKLQRMAEERSLENVMFLPYQPMEKLDTVLAAADIAVVCLESRFTGMSVPSKTYGIMASGTPLLGLLDKESEIGRTIQENDCGYVLEDPSGTEVAQSLETLLNEPDLLEGMGTRGREAFEANFTLSAAAERYDAVLSRYIYGREPNDMRPVPERG, encoded by the coding sequence ATGGAAAAAAAGCATCTCGCCCTGGTCTGTCAGCATTTCTATCCGGAGATGGTGTCAACGGGAATGCACATGACGGAGTTGGCTCGTCGGCTCCGAAAGCACGGATGGGGGATCACCGTATATTGTGCGCAGCCGGCTCTTGAAGAAGGGGAAGAAGAGGTGCCGACTATAATGACGCATCAAGGCATACGGATTAAGAGAATGCCTACAGTCGGTGACCAACGAGAGTCCACAGTGTCGCGACTATTTTTGGCTTTCACGTACGTTGCGTCGACAACGCGGGCTCTTATTCAGGATCGGGACGAGTACGACGGCTTACTAGTCACTACGAATCCTCCCTTCATCGGGCTTGCAGGGTGGTTTGCCTCGAAGGTGCTTGGGAAACCGTACGTTCAACTTGTCTATGACGTATACCCCGACATCGCCGAACAACTCGGTGTGATTGCCGAAAATGGAGTGCTGTCGGGGCTATGGGAGCAGATGACGCGTCTCATCCTTAACGAGGCAACCAGCACGGTTGTCATTGGTCGAGATATGGCCGAGCTGGTTCAAAAGAAGATGAGGCGGAAGAATTACGGGAGCATGCAGCTCATTCCGAACTGGTCGGATGAGACAGTCGTTGAGCCGGTTCCACGAAATGAAAATCCATTTCGGCGCGAGAATGACGTTGGAGATCGGATGCTTGTGCAGTATGCCGGACGGCATGGTAAGACGCACAATCTAGAGCCATTAATTGAAGCTGCGAGCCAACTCACCGATCGGCCGGTCCTCTTACAATTCATCGGGGGGGGGGATAAGAAAGAGAAGTTGCAGCGCATGGCAGAAGAACGGAGTCTGGAAAATGTGATGTTTCTTCCGTACCAGCCCATGGAGAAGCTCGACACAGTCCTGGCTGCAGCGGACATTGCGGTCGTCTGCCTTGAGAGTCGATTTACCGGGATGTCCGTTCCGAGTAAGACTTACGGCATTATGGCCAGCGGAACGCCTCTTCTGGGCCTCCTCGACAAAGAAAGTGAGATCGGACGAACCATCCAGGAGAACGACTGCGGGTATGTCCTGGAAGATCCGTCGGGAACCGAAGTTGCACAGAGCTTAGAAACCCTCTTGAACGAGCCCGATCTTCTTGAAGGTATGGGCACGCGAGGTCGGGAAGCGTTCGAAGCAAACTTCACACTTTCAGCCGCCGCCGAACGATATGACGCGGTGCTCTCCCGTTACATCTATGGGAGAGAGCCCAATGATATGAGGCCCGTACCTGAGAGAGGGTGA
- a CDS encoding NAD-dependent epimerase/dehydratase family protein, producing the protein MTILVTGCSGYIASFLIPALKERGHAILGVDRVSYEGEDVDEFRQADLVEDKSLRGMADQADAILHLAAAKGDWGISEEEYYRDNLEATRNVIEAGVEAGVKDWVFYSTVSTLGPHRRAVGERAEFNPINPYGASKADAEKLFQEFARDNPEARVLVIRPSVVYGPGNPPSTNIYRLVDAIYNCRFAMVGSGDAIKSTSYIENLLEATLFLMDRMECGIQTYIYVDDPALTTGTLVKRIYKLLGKSPPSWHIPLSVASPIATVSDWAADLTGVDFPITAARIEKFNRSTNFNASKIRKEGFEQSVSNREALRKTVDWHLQHEYSESLSGGL; encoded by the coding sequence ATGACGATTCTGGTGACAGGCTGTAGTGGGTATATCGCAAGCTTCCTGATTCCTGCGCTGAAAGAACGAGGCCATGCGATCCTCGGAGTTGATCGCGTTTCATACGAAGGAGAGGACGTTGACGAGTTTCGGCAGGCTGATCTCGTTGAGGATAAAAGCCTGAGAGGAATGGCCGACCAGGCGGATGCGATTCTCCATCTTGCGGCTGCGAAAGGAGACTGGGGAATCTCCGAAGAAGAGTACTACCGGGATAACTTGGAGGCCACCCGGAACGTCATTGAGGCTGGGGTGGAAGCTGGGGTGAAAGACTGGGTCTTCTACAGTACGGTCTCCACTCTGGGTCCTCATCGACGGGCGGTTGGAGAAAGGGCAGAATTCAATCCCATCAACCCCTATGGTGCGTCCAAAGCCGATGCCGAAAAGCTCTTTCAGGAGTTCGCCAGGGACAATCCGGAGGCCCGTGTTCTGGTCATTCGCCCATCGGTTGTATATGGTCCGGGTAATCCACCGAGCACGAACATCTATCGCCTCGTCGACGCCATCTACAATTGCCGGTTCGCGATGGTGGGATCGGGCGATGCCATCAAGTCGACCTCATACATCGAAAACCTACTGGAAGCGACACTCTTCCTGATGGATCGGATGGAATGTGGTATTCAAACCTACATCTACGTCGACGATCCTGCTCTCACGACTGGGACGCTGGTCAAACGCATCTATAAGCTACTTGGAAAATCACCGCCGTCGTGGCACATCCCGCTAAGTGTCGCGTCACCGATCGCGACGGTATCTGACTGGGCGGCGGACCTCACTGGAGTAGACTTTCCGATCACCGCTGCCCGAATTGAAAAGTTCAACCGATCGACGAACTTCAACGCCAGCAAGATTCGGAAAGAAGGATTTGAGCAATCGGTGTCAAACAGGGAGGCGCTTCGGAAGACGGTCGATTGGCATCTCCAGCACGAGTATAGTGAGTCTCTGTCAGGTGGACTATAA
- a CDS encoding NAD-dependent epimerase/dehydratase family protein, which produces MHICVTGGAGFVGGHLCRRLLNDGHRVTAIDNFDPFYPRSMKEEGIADVPRERVTLIETNIRNTDTLLQALHARDVDAIVHLAARAGVRPSIEAPGAYEKTNVGGTRSMLEVAQELGVDTFIYGSSSSVYGNNDTVPLAESDSVREPISPYAATKRSGELLAHTFHHLYGLTVHCLRFFTVYGPRQRPDQAIHRFARQLLMDQPITMYGDGTSRRDYTYVADIVDGIVCSLHRAKGLDEPEYEIINLGGSETTQLKDLISGIAEAMDITPEIEQLPTQPGDVKRTYADISKAQELLDWAPETPIDEGLQTFADWVKDYYADRPVLDV; this is translated from the coding sequence ATGCACATCTGCGTCACCGGCGGCGCCGGGTTCGTCGGAGGGCATCTCTGCCGCCGTCTCCTGAACGACGGCCATCGCGTCACGGCCATCGACAACTTCGACCCCTTCTACCCCCGTAGCATGAAAGAGGAGGGCATTGCGGACGTCCCGCGGGAGCGAGTTACGCTCATCGAGACGAATATCCGTAACACCGACACCCTCTTGCAGGCCCTGCACGCCCGCGACGTGGATGCGATCGTGCACCTCGCCGCCCGAGCCGGCGTGCGCCCGTCGATTGAAGCGCCAGGGGCCTACGAAAAGACGAACGTCGGGGGGACCCGGTCGATGCTGGAGGTAGCCCAGGAGCTTGGCGTCGACACATTCATCTACGGGTCTTCCTCGTCCGTGTACGGCAACAACGACACGGTCCCCCTTGCGGAGAGTGATTCGGTGCGGGAGCCGATCTCACCGTATGCCGCCACAAAACGGTCCGGGGAACTGCTGGCGCACACGTTCCACCACCTCTATGGGCTAACAGTCCACTGCCTGCGCTTCTTCACCGTCTACGGCCCGCGCCAGCGCCCGGACCAGGCGATCCACCGGTTTGCCCGGCAGCTCCTCATGGACCAGCCGATCACCATGTACGGCGACGGCACCTCCCGCCGCGACTATACCTACGTGGCCGACATCGTCGACGGCATCGTGTGCAGCCTGCACCGTGCAAAAGGGCTCGACGAGCCCGAGTACGAAATTATCAACCTCGGGGGATCGGAGACCACGCAGCTCAAGGATCTGATTTCCGGCATTGCCGAGGCCATGGACATCACGCCGGAGATTGAGCAGCTGCCGACGCAACCGGGCGACGTGAAGCGGACGTACGCCGATATCTCGAAGGCGCAGGAGCTGCTCGACTGGGCGCCGGAGACGCCGATCGACGAGGGCCTTCAGACGTTTGCCGACTGGGTAAAAGACTACTACGCGGACCGGCCGGTGCTGGATGTGTGA
- a CDS encoding nucleotidyltransferase family protein, translated as MARVTREHRTEILQLAREHGAYNVRLFGSAARGEDHPDSDLDLLVKMESGRSLLDHVALKQDLEDLLGRDVDVVTEASLHPGLRDRVLREAVSLQ; from the coding sequence ATGGCGAGAGTCACTCGCGAACACCGGACCGAAATCCTGCAGCTTGCTCGCGAGCACGGGGCGTACAATGTGCGGCTCTTTGGGTCGGCCGCCCGCGGTGAAGATCATCCGGACAGTGATCTTGACCTCTTGGTCAAAATGGAGTCCGGCCGAAGTTTACTAGATCACGTCGCCCTGAAACAAGACCTCGAAGATCTACTGGGACGAGACGTTGATGTCGTCACGGAAGCGTCGTTGCACCCGGGGCTTCGCGATCGGGTGCTTCGAGAGGCCGTCTCCCTTCAATGA
- a CDS encoding transposase, whose product MPRPVCRSVSSQPRAPVVLDNGAFHKAKKLSVPRNVRLIFLPPYSPELNPVERLWQDLKDQVAFDLYESLAALRQEVRSAVATYTEKAVASLTGYGYLVDAAGALSS is encoded by the coding sequence ATTCCTCGACCGGTTTGCAGAAGCGTTTCCTCGCAGCCACGGGCGCCAGTCGTCCTGGACAATGGCGCATTCCATAAGGCGAAGAAGCTCTCGGTTCCAAGGAACGTCCGGCTGATTTTTCTCCCGCCGTACAGCCCAGAGCTAAACCCGGTCGAGCGGCTCTGGCAAGACCTGAAGGATCAAGTGGCGTTTGACCTCTACGAGAGCCTGGCCGCCCTTCGACAGGAGGTTCGGAGCGCGGTTGCCACCTACACCGAGAAAGCGGTTGCCTCCCTCACTGGGTACGGATATTTGGTTGACGCCGCAGGTGCATTATCATCCTAG
- a CDS encoding winged helix-turn-helix domain-containing protein — protein MLRNASLSRRAQSSYKEIQQWLAEEQDVDLCYSTVHGIVRYDLGAKPKSPRPSHPKKNEQEQIDFQEGLPGRLDSVKTEASRPVRLFCQDECRFGLMPVKRHRITLPGVKPIQEAKPGYEYFYLYGAVEPETGQRFPAEHDRLNSDCFQVFLDRFAEAFPRSHGRQSSWTMAHSIRRRSSRFQGTSG, from the coding sequence ATCTTAAGGAACGCCTCTCTAAGCCGGAGGGCCCAAAGCAGCTACAAAGAGATCCAGCAGTGGCTTGCTGAGGAGCAGGACGTAGACCTCTGCTATTCGACGGTGCATGGCATCGTGCGGTATGATCTCGGGGCCAAGCCGAAGTCGCCCCGGCCGAGCCATCCCAAAAAAAACGAGCAGGAGCAAATAGACTTTCAGGAAGGCCTTCCCGGCCGCCTTGACAGCGTCAAGACGGAGGCGAGTCGGCCTGTTCGATTGTTCTGCCAGGACGAGTGTCGGTTCGGACTGATGCCGGTAAAAAGGCACCGGATTACTCTCCCTGGCGTGAAGCCGATTCAGGAGGCAAAGCCCGGCTACGAGTACTTCTACCTCTACGGAGCAGTCGAGCCGGAGACGGGACAGCGTTTTCCCGCAGAACACGACCGACTCAACAGCGACTGCTTTCAGGTATTCCTCGACCGGTTTGCAGAAGCGTTTCCTCGCAGCCACGGGCGCCAGTCGTCCTGGACAATGGCGCATTCCATAAGGCGAAGAAGCTCTCGGTTCCAAGGAACGTCCGGCTGA
- a CDS encoding HepT-like ribonuclease domain-containing protein encodes MRRLETCAQEGREAFDASPILQDAAMRTFEVIGETVKQLSPDLRDRYADVEWRRVAGFRDVLIHNYMGVDLDEVWNVIEKDLPRLKRTVKAMLEDVNR; translated from the coding sequence ATTAGACGTCTTGAAACGTGCGCCCAGGAGGGGCGAGAGGCCTTTGACGCATCGCCAATTCTTCAGGATGCGGCCATGCGCACCTTCGAAGTGATCGGGGAGACAGTGAAACAGCTCTCTCCCGATCTTCGAGACCGGTATGCTGATGTGGAATGGCGCAGAGTGGCGGGATTTCGGGATGTGCTCATCCATAACTACATGGGCGTTGACCTTGATGAGGTGTGGAACGTGATCGAGAAGGACCTGCCGCGGCTCAAGCGAACGGTGAAGGCCATGCTGGAGGATGTGAACAGATAG
- a CDS encoding DUF6883 domain-containing protein, which translates to MHIPNPDQARVERTKILGYLLNQEHPDGQSKARFFKQCGFRRSQWRRLANALRNQARRSEVTTVRESSHGTRYVVEGAIETPTGNRLEVRTVWIVEQNQSEPGPRLVTAYPLSSTDR; encoded by the coding sequence ATGCACATTCCGAACCCGGATCAGGCTCGGGTTGAACGCACCAAGATTTTGGGGTACCTCCTCAATCAGGAACATCCCGACGGGCAGAGCAAAGCGCGATTTTTCAAGCAGTGTGGATTTCGACGGTCCCAGTGGCGTCGGCTCGCAAATGCGCTGCGAAACCAGGCCCGGCGTTCGGAAGTGACGACAGTTCGAGAGTCATCCCATGGAACGCGCTATGTGGTCGAGGGGGCAATCGAAACTCCGACGGGAAACCGCCTGGAGGTGCGGACGGTTTGGATTGTTGAACAGAATCAATCAGAGCCGGGGCCTCGATTGGTAACGGCGTATCCTCTTTCTTCAACGGACCGGTAG
- a CDS encoding DUF4926 domain-containing protein: MIEEHNRVVLTTKESDAGLEPGDVGTVVHVYSEGEAFEVEFVTLTGDPVAVLTVDREEVRPVQSRELTHARGLE, encoded by the coding sequence ATGATCGAAGAACACAATCGAGTGGTTCTTACGACGAAAGAATCCGATGCGGGACTGGAGCCGGGGGACGTCGGAACGGTTGTCCACGTGTATTCTGAGGGGGAGGCCTTTGAGGTTGAGTTCGTCACCCTCACGGGAGACCCCGTTGCCGTGCTGACCGTCGACCGGGAGGAGGTGCGCCCGGTTCAGTCGCGGGAGCTGACCCACGCCCGGGGCTTGGAGTGA
- a CDS encoding capsule assembly Wzi family protein: MTASSQRAHPGCTTWCTGTLPAGLIVWAGLCALLMGASARPAQGQSGGPIQSEVSVFGAGASTEALPFWLDANQFGRYDRTGGSLGARLAARRPFPSPDGRLEYAVGIDLLGRASSNSTLHVQELYGQLRYGSIQITAGWKKRTVGRVDTARSLGGITRSENATPLPRVSVSTPGYVPVPGTDGFLGVKGYLGHGWMGSGRVVRNAFLHEKYGYLRLLPPEWPVTLHAGLIHHALWGGTPTEAVAGEEAGAFRDGLRQFGRVFFALRGSGEVGPDHIGNYDFSVDVTAGPVEGRVYRQFFFEDKPGLWFRNVWDGLWGASLRRTDGSALLEAVLYEHFRFIRQNAKYAEGQRPGADRNFSQGLYRSGWTYRGRTLGLPLVTPPANTPGVPNDRPGIANSLVVAHHVAVEGTVRPGLSYRLTGTYSENSGSKSLCSDSDCTRLLDDRFSRTGQWSFLVEAFGRVPGMEQLSYDLGVAVDTGDFRQESVGVRVGLTWRGLYDPLGP, encoded by the coding sequence ATGACTGCTTCTTCCCAACGTGCCCACCCTGGATGCACAACTTGGTGCACAGGGACCCTCCCGGCCGGGCTGATCGTCTGGGCGGGCCTCTGCGCCTTGCTGATGGGGGCGTCCGCCCGGCCCGCGCAGGGGCAGAGCGGGGGCCCGATTCAGTCGGAGGTGTCGGTTTTCGGGGCGGGGGCGAGCACGGAGGCGTTGCCCTTCTGGCTGGACGCAAATCAATTCGGACGGTACGATCGAACCGGGGGCTCCCTCGGGGCACGCCTCGCGGCCCGGCGTCCCTTTCCGAGCCCGGACGGGAGACTAGAATACGCCGTCGGAATAGATCTATTAGGACGGGCCTCTTCCAACAGCACGCTCCACGTGCAGGAGCTTTACGGGCAGCTCCGGTACGGTTCCATTCAGATAACGGCCGGGTGGAAGAAGCGCACCGTCGGACGCGTCGACACGGCCCGCTCGCTCGGCGGCATCACGCGCAGCGAAAACGCGACGCCCCTGCCCCGTGTGAGCGTGTCGACGCCCGGCTACGTGCCGGTCCCCGGCACGGATGGGTTTCTGGGTGTGAAGGGCTACTTAGGCCACGGCTGGATGGGGAGCGGCCGGGTGGTGCGCAATGCGTTCCTGCACGAGAAGTACGGGTACCTGCGTCTCCTGCCGCCCGAGTGGCCGGTGACGCTCCACGCGGGACTGATCCACCATGCGCTCTGGGGCGGGACGCCTACGGAGGCGGTGGCCGGAGAGGAAGCGGGCGCCTTCCGGGACGGGCTCCGGCAGTTTGGCCGCGTCTTCTTCGCGCTGCGGGGCTCCGGTGAGGTCGGTCCCGATCACATTGGCAACTACGACTTCAGCGTCGACGTAACGGCCGGGCCTGTAGAAGGGCGGGTCTACCGCCAGTTCTTCTTCGAGGACAAGCCCGGCCTCTGGTTCCGGAACGTGTGGGACGGGCTCTGGGGCGCGAGTCTGCGGCGGACGGACGGGTCAGCCCTTCTAGAAGCGGTCCTGTACGAGCACTTTCGGTTCATCCGCCAGAACGCCAAGTACGCGGAGGGGCAGCGGCCGGGGGCCGACCGAAACTTCAGCCAGGGCCTCTACCGGTCAGGCTGGACCTACCGGGGCCGGACGCTGGGCCTTCCGCTCGTGACGCCTCCCGCCAATACGCCGGGCGTCCCCAACGATCGCCCCGGCATCGCCAACAGCCTCGTCGTGGCCCACCACGTCGCCGTGGAGGGTACGGTGCGGCCGGGCCTCTCCTACCGACTGACGGGCACCTACAGCGAGAACAGCGGCTCGAAGAGCCTGTGCTCGGATTCCGACTGCACGCGCCTGCTCGACGACCGCTTCTCGCGGACCGGCCAGTGGTCGTTCCTGGTGGAGGCGTTCGGGCGGGTGCCCGGAATGGAGCAGCTTTCCTACGACTTAGGAGTGGCCGTGGATACCGGTGACTTTCGACAGGAGAGTGTGGGCGTGCGGGTCGGCCTTACGTGGCGGGGTCTGTACGATCCGTTGGGCCCCTAG
- a CDS encoding Uma2 family endonuclease has translation MTAKGTKVADVVWCTAARRDEMEETGDPPTLAPEVCIEVMSESNDLDEMDEKRALYREAGAKEVWIVTEERSIRFFADEERDTSEVILDIPNRF, from the coding sequence GTGACGGCGAAGGGGACAAAGGTCGCCGATGTCGTCTGGTGCACGGCCGCGCGGAGGGACGAGATGGAAGAGACGGGGGATCCTCCGACTCTGGCTCCGGAGGTGTGCATCGAAGTCATGTCCGAGTCGAACGACCTGGACGAGATGGACGAGAAGCGTGCGCTCTATCGCGAGGCGGGGGCCAAGGAGGTCTGGATCGTCACCGAAGAGAGAAGCATCCGCTTCTTTGCCGATGAGGAACGAGACACGTCCGAGGTAATACTGGACATTCCGAATCGCTTTTGA
- a CDS encoding chorismate mutase, which yields MPTSTSPTTVQEARTRIDEINERVVELLAERQAVVDALCEMKADAGRTVRDPEREAELLAHVRSVAGEAGLPPDLAETLFEEILAHSVERQRHQRADEAAETPAEEAATEATGAVSTCGAQA from the coding sequence ATGCCCACGTCTACCAGCCCAACGACTGTCCAGGAGGCGCGCACCCGCATTGATGAGATCAACGAGCGGGTCGTCGAGCTGCTCGCCGAGCGGCAGGCCGTTGTCGATGCCCTCTGCGAAATGAAGGCCGATGCCGGCCGCACCGTGCGCGATCCGGAGCGCGAGGCCGAGTTGCTGGCCCACGTCCGGTCGGTGGCAGGCGAGGCGGGCCTGCCCCCCGACCTCGCCGAAACCCTCTTCGAAGAGATCCTGGCCCACTCCGTGGAGCGCCAGCGGCACCAGCGGGCCGACGAGGCCGCAGAGACGCCTGCCGAGGAGGCCGCGACAGAGGCGACCGGTGCCGTCTCCACGTGTGGAGCGCAGGCGTAG
- a CDS encoding tetratricopeptide repeat protein encodes MTTPWFPRALVTRWTVVALACLLGLQLGIGSVRAQSENSLSAEQQKKLKKELQQTYKEGAQAGNSENYEVAATRFEESIELAQKLGVDDLVGKIENNLIESLKGAGSAALKQENYAEALSHFKALQEYTDADPTVQYNQGLALINMEDSTEAGLQSLRQAIEVGNEVGNTRVAGLATERIRDEFLARASEALQGDSPSQAQINEALGALDEMEEYVEPNANAMFYRGTALYESGQFQSAIQAARQGLDLHQGSRSDAAKFHFVIAESQMETGNKASACETFNNAAYGDYEARANHYLENECDDV; translated from the coding sequence ATGACCACCCCCTGGTTCCCTCGCGCTCTCGTCACTCGTTGGACGGTCGTCGCACTCGCTTGCCTGCTCGGGCTCCAGCTCGGCATCGGGAGCGTGCGCGCCCAGAGTGAGAACTCCCTGTCCGCCGAACAGCAGAAGAAGCTCAAGAAGGAGCTGCAGCAAACCTACAAGGAAGGCGCACAGGCCGGAAATTCGGAGAACTACGAGGTGGCCGCCACGCGGTTTGAGGAGTCCATTGAGCTGGCCCAGAAGCTAGGGGTCGACGACCTCGTCGGGAAGATTGAAAACAACCTCATCGAGAGCCTGAAGGGCGCGGGGAGCGCTGCGCTCAAGCAGGAAAACTACGCCGAGGCCCTGTCCCACTTCAAGGCGCTGCAGGAGTACACGGACGCCGACCCCACCGTCCAGTACAACCAAGGCCTCGCTCTCATCAACATGGAGGACAGCACGGAGGCCGGCCTGCAGTCGCTTCGCCAGGCGATCGAGGTCGGCAACGAGGTGGGCAACACCCGCGTGGCGGGCCTGGCCACCGAGCGCATCCGGGACGAGTTTCTCGCCCGGGCGTCGGAGGCCCTGCAGGGCGACAGCCCGTCGCAGGCTCAGATCAATGAGGCGCTCGGCGCCCTCGACGAGATGGAGGAGTATGTGGAGCCGAACGCCAACGCGATGTTCTACCGCGGCACGGCCCTCTACGAGAGTGGACAGTTCCAGTCGGCGATCCAGGCCGCGCGGCAGGGACTGGACCTGCACCAGGGCAGTCGCAGCGACGCCGCGAAGTTCCACTTCGTGATCGCCGAGTCCCAAATGGAAACCGGCAACAAGGCCTCCGCCTGCGAGACGTTCAACAACGCCGCCTACGGCGACTACGAGGCCCGCGCCAACCACTACCTGGAGAACGAGTGTGACGACGTGTAG